A single region of the Nicotiana sylvestris chromosome 6, ASM39365v2, whole genome shotgun sequence genome encodes:
- the LOC104247836 gene encoding uncharacterized protein yields MTCSIAILNSIPSPYCKCSPRSLFNWDFGNNKKTDDKPQVRYHDLDLPFPPSLVGKTFLKGRKLKCCYKASVDGFSATDFHNNSDFKGPCVIIGYTTKDFKFGAFNPEGYRSTDDYYDTFDAFLFYWAEDEQQPIILPKVGGSGAALFDYARGGPQFGADGLLIGPPLAPVMGGFAGPDTNSGIGDLRQAKSRLGLSYAKRPDGKESLFGDESKAELDEVLVFCSPQIASLY; encoded by the exons ATGACTTGCTCCATAGCAATACTAAATTCCATTCCAAGTCCTTATTGTAAATGTTCTCCGCGGAGTTTATTTAACTGGGATTTTGGTAATAATAAAAAGACTGATGATAAGCCACAAGTTAGATACCATGATCTTGATCTTCCTTTCCCTCCTTCCCTAGTCGGCAAAACATTCTTGAAag GAAGGAAACTGAAGTGCTGCTATAAGGCCTCGGTGGATGGATTTAGTGCAACTGACTTTCACAACAACAGTGATTTCAAAGGACCATGTGTGATTATTGGCTATACAACAAAGGACTTTAAGTTTGGAGCATTTAATCCAGAAGGCTACAGAAGTACAGATGATTACTATGACACTTTTgatgcatttctcttttactgGGCTGAAGATGAACAACAACCAATAATCTTGCCTAAAGTAGGGGGAAGTGGTGCTGCTCTATTTGATTATGCTAGAGGAGGGCCACAATTTGGTGCTGATGGATTGTTAATTGGACCTCCGTTGGCTCCTGTTATGGGTGGATTTGCAGGTCCTGATACTAATTCTGGGATTGGTGATTTAAGGCAAGCTAAGTCAAGATTGGGACTTTCTTATGCTAAAAGGCCAGATGGTAAAGAGTCATTGTTTGGTGATGAGTCCAAGGCTGAACTTGATGAAGTTCTTGTATTTTGCAGTCCTCAAATTGCTAGCTTATATTGA
- the LOC138871627 gene encoding uncharacterized protein, with protein sequence MVHTSTGETSYLLVYGTESVIPAEVEIPSLRIIQEAEISDAEWIRSRYEKLALIDRKRMNAVCQGQFYQNRMSRAFNKKVRPRQFAPGQLVLKRIFPHQDEAKGIFSPNCQGPYMVHRVLTGGALILIEMDGEVWPKPINSDAVKKYYA encoded by the coding sequence ATGGTTCACACATCAACTGGGGAAACTTCttatttactggtttatggtaccgaatcTGTCATTCCAgccgaagtagaaattccttctttaaggatcatacaagaagccgaaatcagtgatgcagaatggataaggagccgctatgagaaactagccctcatagacagaaaaagaatgaatgcagtatgtcaggGTCAgttttatcagaatagaatgtccagagctttcaacaaaaaggtcagaccaagacaattcgcaccggggcagctggtgctaAAGCGAATCTTCCcgcatcaggatgaagccaaagggataTTTTCACCCAACTgtcaaggtccttacatggttcaccgggtgctaacaggaggagcactcatactcatagaaatggacggagaagtttggccaaaacctatcaattcggatgcagtcaagaaatactatgcttag